Proteins encoded by one window of Cuniculiplasma divulgatum:
- a CDS encoding MFS transporter: MNGKDIVVASLLGFISTFEATMILVAVPVLSDYFGISHLQASLLVTIYVAIEAFLFVPFAMIFERISLKLGMIFGGALLAAGGFLIFFSSSFIEIEFFRMIQAVGASIVLPTSLAYASSIGDDASRGSAIGTNHTIVSLGYVIGLPVGGFVALLDWKVLFLVSSLLALVCLAFALRIEDIRKASSIGRRAFGPSLALSGVVLLALNIWAGIAVMAIGLIMSSRVRLPREYVKSSLSGFLHSITRNSFAAYLVFLYAYLGYNSLQYGLLILLFPLSFTFFSLAGGKASDRFGRKVVPMLAFLTMALFSFSIFINLILAEILLGIASGLATTSNTSYTMNSLGQENRIVGSALRTLQGTVAMSIGLSIGSFISIGSKDIVLILLALNVVAATLVLSYKFPMSKEVCLHIL, from the coding sequence ATGAACGGTAAGGACATAGTGGTTGCATCTCTTCTGGGATTTATTTCCACATTCGAGGCAACCATGATACTGGTTGCTGTTCCGGTACTTTCTGACTATTTCGGCATCTCTCACCTTCAGGCTTCTTTACTTGTTACTATCTACGTGGCAATAGAGGCGTTTCTATTTGTTCCGTTTGCCATGATTTTTGAAAGGATTAGCCTCAAACTGGGCATGATTTTTGGAGGTGCCCTGCTGGCGGCGGGGGGATTCCTTATTTTCTTCAGTTCCAGCTTCATTGAAATTGAGTTTTTCAGAATGATACAGGCTGTTGGCGCATCCATAGTGTTGCCAACATCCCTTGCATATGCCTCAAGCATCGGTGATGACGCAAGCAGAGGTAGCGCCATAGGGACAAATCATACCATAGTGAGCTTAGGATATGTAATCGGATTGCCAGTAGGCGGTTTCGTTGCTCTCCTTGACTGGAAAGTGCTTTTCCTGGTCTCTTCATTGCTGGCACTGGTTTGCCTTGCTTTTGCCTTGAGAATTGAGGACATAAGGAAAGCTTCATCAATCGGACGCCGCGCATTTGGACCGAGCCTTGCACTATCCGGTGTTGTGTTACTGGCATTAAATATTTGGGCAGGGATAGCAGTGATGGCTATTGGTCTGATAATGAGTTCTAGGGTGAGATTGCCAAGAGAATACGTGAAATCGAGTCTCAGTGGTTTCCTTCATTCAATAACGAGAAACAGCTTCGCTGCTTATCTCGTTTTTCTTTATGCATATCTGGGTTACAATTCACTCCAATACGGTCTTCTTATACTCCTGTTTCCGTTGTCATTCACATTCTTTTCTCTTGCTGGAGGGAAAGCTTCCGACAGGTTTGGTAGAAAAGTTGTACCAATGCTTGCTTTTCTGACAATGGCGCTGTTTTCCTTTTCCATATTTATAAACTTGATTCTTGCAGAAATTCTCCTTGGGATTGCATCGGGCCTTGCAACCACATCAAACACATCCTACACCATGAACAGTCTTGGACAGGAAAACAGGATTGTTGGTTCTGCTCTGAGGACATTGCAGGGTACGGTCGCAATGTCCATCGGCCTGAGCATAGGTTCATTCATTTCCATAGGCTCAAAAGATATCGTTCTTATTCTATTGGCTCTAAACGTGGTTGCTGCTACTTTGGTACTTTCTTATAAATTCCCAATGTCAAAGGAGGTGTGTCTTCACATTCTTTAG
- a CDS encoding nuclear transport factor 2 family protein: MAFDRESFERKFMKGWNYHTTDQLLELYAEDIVYKHQGEEPRIVSGKNQFELYLKGLWNSIPDFEFKLLRTVWNGSIGFGEWIGKGTFQGQRYGRNKVTEPKKIEYEGVDVMILDSSNLIKEERAYYNMLDVIRQLQ, from the coding sequence ATGGCTTTTGATCGTGAATCTTTTGAAAGAAAATTTATGAAAGGATGGAACTATCATACAACTGATCAACTTTTGGAATTATATGCGGAAGATATCGTTTACAAACATCAAGGGGAAGAACCAAGAATAGTTAGTGGAAAAAATCAATTCGAACTCTACCTTAAAGGATTGTGGAATTCTATTCCTGATTTTGAGTTCAAGTTACTTAGAACCGTATGGAATGGAAGCATAGGATTCGGAGAATGGATTGGGAAAGGTACATTTCAAGGGCAAAGATATGGGCGCAACAAGGTTACTGAACCTAAGAAAATTGAATATGAAGGTGTAGACGTCATGATACTGGACAGTAGCAATCTTATAAAGGAGGAAAGAGCCTATTACAACATGTTAGACGTTATTAGACAACTCCAATGA
- a CDS encoding AbrB family transcriptional regulator, whose amino-acid sequence MAMIEEAKLDEKGRINIGQESRTLYGDRFYVIKLSGEILLIPKPKDPVTELRKWGKKLGLGKQTARDTRMLAVDEANKEVEERTNRRQKDMR is encoded by the coding sequence ATGGCAATGATTGAAGAGGCAAAATTGGATGAAAAGGGACGAATTAACATAGGTCAAGAATCGAGAACATTATATGGGGACAGATTTTATGTTATCAAATTGTCTGGAGAGATTCTGCTAATTCCCAAGCCCAAAGATCCTGTTACTGAGTTACGAAAGTGGGGCAAAAAACTCGGTCTCGGCAAGCAAACGGCAAGAGATACCAGAATGTTGGCTGTGGACGAGGCAAACAAAGAAGTTGAAGAAAGGACCAACAGAAGACAAAAGGATATGCGATAA
- a CDS encoding type II toxin-antitoxin system VapC family toxin, producing the protein MPYADTDFFIAISNSNDGLNNWAIKALENYKGTIFTSMLTLVELALVSVRKGVPTEGMIASVLSIAELKGASKQNALAAAHLIDHEGVGVFDAFHASLCEGEIISSDHIYEKLGVKRAGSDYL; encoded by the coding sequence ATGCCATACGCTGATACAGATTTCTTCATCGCAATTTCGAATTCAAATGATGGGTTGAACAATTGGGCTATCAAAGCACTGGAAAATTATAAGGGAACAATCTTCACTTCTATGCTTACCCTGGTAGAACTAGCGCTGGTAAGCGTCAGGAAAGGAGTACCCACCGAAGGCATGATTGCTAGCGTCCTATCCATTGCTGAACTGAAAGGGGCCAGTAAACAAAATGCTTTGGCAGCAGCACACCTTATCGATCACGAAGGTGTGGGTGTCTTTGACGCGTTCCACGCATCACTGTGTGAGGGTGAGATAATAAGCTCAGATCATATATATGAGAAGCTTGGTGTTAAGCGGGCGGGATCTGATTATCTCTGA
- a CDS encoding transposase has protein sequence MTERRRWKAEEKLAIIKEIKESGKVVETCRKYSVDPGMYYKWKESYDTFGLDGLKPHYRRMEPGVRKLMKENEKLKTLLAEKDLENALLSESIKKKMVKR, from the coding sequence ATGACAGAACGAAGAAGATGGAAAGCGGAAGAGAAGCTTGCCATAATAAAGGAGATCAAGGAGAGTGGCAAGGTTGTTGAAACGTGCAGGAAATACTCTGTAGATCCAGGCATGTACTACAAATGGAAGGAATCCTATGATACCTTCGGACTGGATGGTCTTAAACCACATTACAGGAGAATGGAACCTGGAGTGAGAAAACTGATGAAGGAAAATGAAAAGCTGAAGACACTCCTTGCAGAAAAGGATCTGGAGAATGCACTGCTCAGTGAATCTATAAAAAAAAAGATGGTGAAGAGATAA
- a CDS encoding IS3 family transposase, with amino-acid sequence MNLANEYIGKGLGISHIADLLHIPRCSFYRNGVFSERQLLKRGRHNSLFTIKRDGNETIMVDNSIVVDEMEKLLSRGFVCYGYKKTAKQINRNGYEINRKKVRRLMSENNLLNHSYNKRKPVTRVVQSTVEVTGPDQVWEFDIKYVWIHGESRNAYLLAMIDCYTREVVGHYLGYHCTGNDVKETMASAFDRRGLENISGVRMRSDNGTQFICNTVENFLSMMNIPHERIHPATPKEDAHIESFNSILEREVIRRFEFDFFDETKSTIERFVDFYNNERLHTAIGYIAPRERNEKCMEKIQKA; translated from the coding sequence ATGAACCTGGCAAATGAATACATTGGCAAAGGGTTGGGAATAAGCCACATTGCAGACCTTCTTCACATACCAAGGTGCAGCTTCTACCGGAATGGTGTATTCAGTGAAAGACAGTTGCTGAAGAGGGGGAGGCACAACTCCCTCTTCACAATTAAGAGGGATGGCAATGAAACAATCATGGTGGATAACAGCATTGTGGTGGATGAAATGGAGAAACTTCTCTCAAGGGGGTTTGTCTGTTATGGATACAAGAAAACTGCAAAACAGATCAATCGAAATGGATATGAAATCAACAGGAAGAAGGTCAGGAGACTCATGTCAGAGAATAATCTTCTGAACCACTCATACAATAAGAGAAAGCCGGTAACAAGAGTTGTGCAGTCCACTGTTGAGGTTACGGGTCCGGATCAGGTGTGGGAATTCGACATAAAGTATGTCTGGATCCATGGGGAATCCAGGAATGCCTATCTTCTTGCAATGATTGACTGTTACACCAGGGAGGTTGTTGGTCACTATTTGGGATATCACTGCACCGGTAACGATGTGAAAGAAACAATGGCCTCTGCATTTGATCGAAGAGGGTTGGAGAATATCTCAGGCGTTCGTATGAGAAGCGATAACGGCACACAGTTTATATGCAATACTGTGGAGAATTTCCTCTCAATGATGAACATCCCGCATGAGAGGATCCATCCAGCAACTCCGAAGGAAGATGCACACATAGAATCGTTCAACTCAATTCTGGAGAGGGAAGTCATAAGAAGATTCGAGTTTGATTTCTTTGATGAAACGAAATCAACAATCGAGAGATTCGTGGATTTCTATAACAACGAGAGGCTGCACACTGCCATAGGATATATTGCACCAAGGGAGAGGAATGAAAAATGTATGGAAAAGATTCAGAAAGCTTGA